The Rhopalosiphum maidis isolate BTI-1 chromosome 1, ASM367621v3, whole genome shotgun sequence genome has a segment encoding these proteins:
- the LOC113548191 gene encoding actin-interacting protein 1-like isoform X1, whose product MSTIPRNPYEFIKGHNKPITVLALSPDRSTIYTGSHDGNITNWNAANGENDRVKGVGHGNQINGMKLDNDYLYTCGIDDSLRQVDIKSNSYTDLQVKLNAQPRGMDFNSSVIVTATIKEIIVLKNEKKVFNLPVDYEPSSVAVSPDAGFVAVGGALDNKVHVYKINDSTYNLEFVAECDHLGPITDCSFSPDGEYLVASDANRKVILYKVPEFNSLAHKQDWGFHNARVNSVAWSPNSKQVASGSLDTTIIVWSVTSPNKHTIIKNAHPQSQITRVLWLDDETIVSVGQDCNTKIWNVTPI is encoded by the exons ATGTCAACAATCCCGAGAAACCCTTACGAGTTTATTAAG GGTCATAATAAACCAATTACAGTATTGGCACTGAGTCCAGATCGTAGTACTATTTATACTGGTTCCCACGAtggaaatattacaaattggaATGCTGCAAACG gtGAAAATGACAGAGTAAAAGGCGTAGGTCATGGAAATCAAATCAATGGAATGAAACTGGATAAtgactatttatatacatgtggAATTGATGATAGTCTTAGACAAGTTGACATTAAATCCAATTCGTACACAGACTTGCAAGTCAAACTAAATGCTCAACCAAGGGGAATGGACTTCAACAGTAGTGTGATTGTCACGGCTACGATTAAAGAG ataatagtattaaaaaatgaaaaaaaagtattcaatttGCCCGTGGACTATGAACCTTCATCAGTAGCTGTTAGTCCAGATGCTGGTTTTGTTGCGGTTGGAGGAGCTTTAGATAATAAA GTACACGTGTATAAGATTAATGATTCCACTTACAATTTGGAATTTGTCGCGGAGTGTGATCATTTGGGACCAATTACAGACTGTTCTTTTTCACCCGATGGAGAGTACTTGGTAGCAAGTGATGCAAACAGAAAAGTCATTTTATACAAAGTACCCGAATTCAAT Tcg ctggCGCATAAACAAGATTGGGGTTTCCACAATGCACGTGTTAACAGTGTCGCTTGGTCACCAAATTCAAAACAAGTAGCTAGTGGAAGTTTGGACACCACCATCATCGTTTGGAGTGTTACTTCAccaaataaacatacaataataaaaa atgctCATCCACAAAGTCAGATTACACGTGTTCTGTGGTTGGATGATGAAACTATAGTGTCGGTCGGACAAGACTGCAATACAAAAATCTGGAATGTTACTCCCATTTAA
- the LOC113561194 gene encoding uncharacterized protein LOC113561194, protein MKIILLLILSIYFYSPLVSTQDESNADPVICNIAGQMWNSSYIFNINELPGRCDIFIVGQFAFDRDDCTYVMEADENIIQSLSEANKIVFLSIGFIDEDDWGTIFDPPDIDLYNTQKFNPLVDFLNKYKIGGLIINCRDIYVKIENLAQKIGDFAASIKKEIDGLIVGLIITGLNYEMFPNNTLFDFTFTNDILDTYFIDFSFLNECNENSKKTGTSPITSETMTSIEQVTCAVMSSSMDKSKIYALIQVTVTIPKSLVAEFDKEITTYSIYCGSNDLANSHQLCVNPSKLSYDQGAYAKQFYIGIFLDSLDADDYECSCGCGKFPVSNTIIDGWKSCTFTECSKIDEC, encoded by the exons atgaaaattatattattgcttattttaagtatatatttttattctccaTTAGTTTCAACACAAg ATGAGAGCAATGCAGATCCAGTAATTTGCAATATAGCTGGACAAATGTGGAACagttcttatatatttaatataaatgaattaccGGGACgttgtgatatatttatagtaggtCAATTTGCTTTTGACCGTGACGATTGTACCTATGTAATGGAAGCAgatgaaa atataatacaaagtttgtCAGAAgctaacaaaattgttttcttaagCATCGGGTTCATAGATGAAGATGATTGGGGCACAATTTTTGATCCTCCGGATATAGATTTATACAATACTCAAAAATTTAATCCATTGgtcgattttttaaataaatacaaaattggtggtcttattattaattgccgAGATATATAT gttaaaatagaaaatttggcACAGAAAATAGGTGACTTTGCCGCTtccattaaaaaagaaatagatGGATTAATAGTTGGTTTAATCATAACTGGTTTGAACTATGAAATGTTTCCAAATAATACAC tttttgattttacatttacaaatGATATTTTGGATACttatttcattgatttttcatttttaaacgaatgtaatgaaaattcaaaaaaaactgGTACGAGTCCAATAACTAGTGAAACTATGACATCTATA GAACAAGTCACTTGTGCTGTAATGAGTTCATCTAtggataaatcaaaaatttatgcTTTGATACAAGTAACTGTTACTATTCCAAAATCACTTGTTGCAGAATTCGATAAAGAGATCACAACTTATTCAATA TATTGTGGCAGTAACGATCTAGCTAATTCACACCAGTTGTGTGTGAACCCTTCAAAGCTTTCATATGatcaa GGAGCTTATGCAAAACAATTCTACATTGGAATATTCCTAGATAGTCTGGATGCAGATGATTATGAATGCAGTTGTGGTTGCGGAAAATTCCCAGtgtcaaatacaattattgatggGTGGAAATCATGTACTTTTACGGAATGTTCTAAAATAGATGAATGTTAa
- the LOC113561187 gene encoding actin-interacting protein 1-like has protein sequence MVVNIKIWSCIYVRNWYFSGEITGQSKPINSCDFRPSRPFRIVTGSEDNTIGVFEGPPFKFKMTKQEPRDLFRQYVFHPMVIFFASAGFDGKVFLYEGTNADLVAEIGNPAHKGGVYGVAWSADSTRLLRLLAIKL, from the exons ATGGTTGTTAACATTaag atttggtCATGTATTTATGTCAGAAACTGGTACTTCAGCGGTGAAATAACGGGTCAGTCCAAACCAATTAATTCGTGTGATTTCCGTCCTAGTCGTCCATTTAGAATAGTGACTGGTAGTGAAGACAACACAATTGGTGTTTTTGAAGGCCCGCCATTTAAGTTTAAGATGACCAAACAA GAACCTCGAGATTTGTTCAGGCAGTACGTTTTTCACCcaatggtaatttttttcgCATCAGCAGGTTTTGACGGTAAAGTGTTCTTGTATGAAGGTACTAATGCTGATCTTGTTGCTGAAATTGGTAATCCAGCACATAAAGGAGGAGTTTATGGA gttgCTTGGAGTGCTGATAGTACACGTCTATTACGTCTTCTGGCGATAAAACTGTAA
- the LOC113550352 gene encoding 60S ribosomal protein L4 has product MALSTARPLVSVYSEKNEETGETVALATVFKAPIRPDVVSFVHDNVSKNSRQPYAVSKLAGHQTSAESWGTGRAVARIPRVRGGGTHRSGQGAFGNMCRGGRMFAPTRVWRRWHRKINVTQKRYATVSAIAASGVPALVMSKGHLVQEVPEFPLVVSDKIQEYTKTKQATIFLHRIKAWKDIQKVIKSRRLRAGKGKMRNRRHVQRRGPLIVYSKDQGLRKAFRNIPGVDLINIRKLNLLHLAPGGHVGRFIIWTQSAFQKLDSLYGTWDKKATLKSGYNLPFPKMSNTDLTRILKSDELKKYLPAQRTGSVRRTRKLNPLRHVRTMLRLNPYIAVQKRVASNENKLRTLARETYLAKKEGRPTTEKGEKLLKRFINEKKMLRAAKIKAKKVIAIKGLRDIHEKKLEAYRKRLAARGGAPPTKKCKKQLPKPKPKAEVKKPAPATKAAPKAKSTGKAKA; this is encoded by the exons ATG gcTTTATCTACAGCTCGGCCATTAGTTTCTGTATACAGTGAAAAAAATGAGGAAACCGGAGAAACTGTCGCTCTTGCTACTGTGTTCAAGGCACCCATCAGACCAGATGTTGTTAGTTTTGTTCACGACAATGTCTCAAAGAACAGCAGACAACCTTATGCCGTTAGTAAACTAGCTG gtcATCAAACTAGTGCTGAATCATGGGGTACTGGTCGTGCTGTTGCTCGTATTCCTCGTGTTCGTGGTGGTGGTACTCATCGCAGCGGTCAAGGAGCTTTCGGTAACATGTGTCGTGGTGGACGAATGTTTGCTCCTACACGTGTATGGCGCCGTTggcatagaaaaattaatgttacacAAAAGCGATATGCTACAGTATCAGCTATTGCTGCTTCTGGAGTACCTGCTCTTGTGATGTCAaaag gtcATTTGGTACAAGAAGTACCTGAATTTCCATTAGTTGTTTCTGATAAGATCCAAGAATACACTAAAACCAAGCAAGCTACAATTTTCTTACATCGTATTAAAGCATGGAAAGATATCCAAAAG GTGATCAAGTCACGCCGTTTACGTGCAGGTAAAGGAAAAATGCGTAATCGTCGTCATGTTCAACGTAGAGGTCCATTGATTGTTTACAGCAAAGATCAA GGTTTAAGAAAAGCTTTCCGTAATATCCCAGGTGTAGATTTGATCAACATCAGGAAATTAAACTTGTTGCACTTGGCCCCTGGTGGTCATGTTGGACGTTTTATCATCTGGACACAATCTGCTTTCCAAAAATTGGACAGTCTTTATGGTACATGGGACAAAAAAGCAACTCTGAAGAGTGGCTATAACTTGCCTTTCCCCAAAATGTCAAATACTGATCTGACAAGGATTCTGAAATCTGATGAACTCAAGAAGTACTTGCCAGCTCaaag gactGGATCAGTTCGTCGCACTCGTAAATTGAACCCATTGAGGCACGTACGTACCATGCTTAGATTGAATCCTTACATCGCGGTTCAAAAACGAGTTGCAagtaatgaaaacaaattaagaaCACTGGCTCGTGAAACTTACTTAGCCAAGAAGGAAGGT AGACCAACTACTGAGAAGGGTGAAAAGTTATTGAAACGTTTCATCAATGAAAAGAAAATGTTGCGTGCTGCCAAAATCAAGGCCAAGAAGGTTATTGCTATTAAGGGTCTACGTGATATTCATGAGAAGAAATTGGAAGCGTATAGAAAGCGACTTGCTGCACGTGGTGGTGCTCCACCTACCAAGAAGTGCAAGAAACAATTACCCAAGCCAAAACCTAAGGCTGAGGTTAAAAAACCTGCACCTGCTACCAAGGCTGCACCAAAGGCAAAATCGACTGGTAAAGCTAAGGCATGA
- the LOC113550361 gene encoding cyclin-dependent kinase 20-like has translation MESYKILERIGEGTHGQVVQAMERSTGKIVAIKCVRSSDKASKNLLREIESLKALDSDYVVKLLDHFCHSFSFYLVLEFVASGLPEMLYDDNLMLDDSHLKTYARMLLAGVVHMHTANIVHRDLKPANLLISSEGVLKIADFSLSRLLLTTSAADNDVDEQHSGCNRCYTSQVATRRYRAPELLFGSVHYDQSIDMWSVGCILAEMQLKTPLFAGDSDMEQIAIVVHNLGTPTDETWPNRNEMPDYNKLKFTKCDPVPTNILLPDIDELLVDLVGKLILYNADKRLNAYEALLHPYFFNEPLQCLEHLMPKPPKDHRQKLMQKPIEVIESLEKNFSCLYKILDETV, from the exons ATGGAAAGTTATAAAATCTTGGAACGGATCGGAGAAGGAACACATGGACAAGTGGTTCAAGCCATGGAACGGTCTACTGGTAAAATAGTCGCCATTAAGTGCGTACGTTCATCAGATAAAGCATCAAAGAACTTACTACGTGAAATCGAATCTCTGAAAGCGCTGGATTCAGATTAC GTCGTAAAGCTATTGGATCATTTCTGTCACAGTTTCAGTTTCTATTTGGTACTAGAGTTCGTGGCGTCCGGCTTGCCAGAGATGTTGTACGATGATAACTTAATGCTTGACGATTCCCATTTGAAGACATACGCTCGTATGCTCCTCGCCGGTGTAGTCCACATGCACACCGCCAACATCGTGCACAGG gaTCTGAAACCAGCAAATTTACTGATAAGTTCCGAAGGCGTATTAAAAATAGCAGATTTCAGCTTGAGTCGTCTGCTACTGACAACCTCGGCTGCCGATAACGATGTCGATGAACAACACAGTGGATGTAACCGATGTTACACAAGCCAAGTAGCGACACGCCGATACCGTGCTCCTGAACTCTTGTTCGGCTCTGTCCACTACGATCAGTCAATTGATATGTGGTCGGTTGGTTGCATTTTAGCAGAAATGCAATTGAAAACCCCTTTATTTGCG ggAGATTCTGACATGGAGCAAATTGCAATCGTTGTACATAATTTAGGGACTCCAACTGACGAAACTTGGCCAAACAGGAATGAAATGCCagattacaataaattgaagTTTACTAAGTGTGATCCAGTGCCAACAAATATACTGTTGCCTGATATTGATGAATTGTTAGTCGATCTAGtgggaaaattaattttatacaatgcaGATAAAAGATTGAATGCATATGAG GCATTACTTcatccttatttttttaacgaaccATTGCAATGCTTAGAACATCTAATGCCAAAACCACCAAAGGATCATAGACAAAAACTTATGCAAAAACCGATCGAAGTAATTGAaagtttggaaaaaaattttagttgtttatacaaaatacttgATGAAACggtgtaa
- the LOC113548191 gene encoding actin-interacting protein 1-like isoform X2 yields MSTIPRNPYEFIKGHNKPITVLALSPDRSTIYTGSHDGNITNWNAANGENDRVKGVGHGNQINGMKLDNDYLYTCGIDDSLRQVDIKSNSYTDLQVKLNAQPRGMDFNSSVIVTATIKEIIVLKNEKKVFNLPVDYEPSSVAVSPDAGFVAVGGALDNKVHVYKINDSTYNLEFVAECDHLGPITDCSFSPDGEYLVASDANRKVILYKVPEFNLAHKQDWGFHNARVNSVAWSPNSKQVASGSLDTTIIVWSVTSPNKHTIIKNAHPQSQITRVLWLDDETIVSVGQDCNTKIWNVTPI; encoded by the exons ATGTCAACAATCCCGAGAAACCCTTACGAGTTTATTAAG GGTCATAATAAACCAATTACAGTATTGGCACTGAGTCCAGATCGTAGTACTATTTATACTGGTTCCCACGAtggaaatattacaaattggaATGCTGCAAACG gtGAAAATGACAGAGTAAAAGGCGTAGGTCATGGAAATCAAATCAATGGAATGAAACTGGATAAtgactatttatatacatgtggAATTGATGATAGTCTTAGACAAGTTGACATTAAATCCAATTCGTACACAGACTTGCAAGTCAAACTAAATGCTCAACCAAGGGGAATGGACTTCAACAGTAGTGTGATTGTCACGGCTACGATTAAAGAG ataatagtattaaaaaatgaaaaaaaagtattcaatttGCCCGTGGACTATGAACCTTCATCAGTAGCTGTTAGTCCAGATGCTGGTTTTGTTGCGGTTGGAGGAGCTTTAGATAATAAA GTACACGTGTATAAGATTAATGATTCCACTTACAATTTGGAATTTGTCGCGGAGTGTGATCATTTGGGACCAATTACAGACTGTTCTTTTTCACCCGATGGAGAGTACTTGGTAGCAAGTGATGCAAACAGAAAAGTCATTTTATACAAAGTACCCGAATTCAAT ctggCGCATAAACAAGATTGGGGTTTCCACAATGCACGTGTTAACAGTGTCGCTTGGTCACCAAATTCAAAACAAGTAGCTAGTGGAAGTTTGGACACCACCATCATCGTTTGGAGTGTTACTTCAccaaataaacatacaataataaaaa atgctCATCCACAAAGTCAGATTACACGTGTTCTGTGGTTGGATGATGAAACTATAGTGTCGGTCGGACAAGACTGCAATACAAAAATCTGGAATGTTACTCCCATTTAA